Proteins from a genomic interval of Caulobacter rhizosphaerae:
- a CDS encoding efflux RND transporter periplasmic adaptor subunit, with product MTSCKKLLATTLLVVAAAPILAGCHRGGPPAAPHAAELRSVSVITLAPRAVAGSLTATGDLTPREEAAVTPEVSGYRVIAVLADVGDTVRAGQVLARLDPALIEAQIAQQAALVAQAEAQAAQAADQANRTNGLDGSGDLAQEQINQRRFQAKAAQATVQAQKAALRDLQVRRNKLAVTAPVGGVVLERGVRPGDAASAGQTAWFRLARDGQIELQAQLAEGELARIRVGQSATVTLPSGATATGRVRLISPQIDPKSKLGYVRLTLPVRPDIRSGGFGRAVFGDAADQGLSVPESAVRYDAGGASVMVVEAGDRVRRVPVKTGDRGAGWVRLTAGPSAGARIVENAAALLVDGDKVRPVMSVTGAGR from the coding sequence ATGACCTCTTGCAAGAAGCTCCTGGCGACGACGCTGCTCGTCGTCGCCGCCGCGCCGATCCTGGCCGGGTGTCATCGAGGCGGGCCGCCGGCCGCGCCGCACGCCGCCGAGCTGCGGTCGGTGTCGGTGATCACCCTGGCGCCGCGCGCCGTGGCCGGCAGCCTGACCGCGACGGGCGACCTGACGCCGCGCGAGGAGGCCGCCGTCACGCCGGAGGTCAGCGGCTATCGCGTCATCGCCGTCCTGGCCGATGTCGGCGACACGGTCCGGGCGGGGCAGGTGCTGGCGCGCCTGGATCCGGCCCTGATCGAGGCCCAGATCGCCCAGCAGGCCGCCCTGGTCGCCCAGGCCGAGGCCCAGGCCGCCCAGGCAGCGGACCAGGCCAATCGCACCAACGGCCTCGACGGCTCGGGGGATCTCGCCCAGGAGCAGATCAACCAGCGGCGCTTCCAGGCCAAGGCCGCTCAGGCCACGGTCCAGGCGCAGAAGGCCGCGCTGCGCGACCTGCAGGTCCGGCGCAACAAGCTGGCCGTGACCGCGCCGGTCGGCGGGGTGGTGCTGGAGCGCGGCGTGCGCCCAGGCGATGCGGCCTCGGCAGGCCAGACTGCCTGGTTCCGCCTGGCGCGCGACGGCCAGATCGAGCTTCAGGCCCAGTTGGCCGAAGGCGAGCTGGCGCGGATCCGCGTCGGACAGTCGGCCACCGTCACCCTTCCCAGCGGCGCGACGGCGACCGGCCGCGTGCGCCTGATCAGCCCGCAGATCGATCCGAAGTCCAAGCTGGGCTATGTGCGCCTGACCTTGCCGGTCCGTCCCGACATCCGGTCGGGCGGTTTTGGGCGCGCGGTCTTCGGCGACGCGGCGGACCAGGGCCTTTCGGTTCCCGAGAGCGCGGTGCGCTATGACGCCGGCGGAGCCAGCGTCATGGTCGTCGAGGCCGGTGACCGCGTGCGGCGTGTTCCCGTCAAGACCGGGGATCGCGGCGCGGGCTGGGTTCGCCTGACCGCCGGGCCTTCGGCCGGCGCGCGGATCGTCGAGAACGCCGCGGCCCTGCTGGTCGACGGCGACAAGGTTCGTCCGGTCATGAGCGTGACGGGGGCGGGCCGATGA
- a CDS encoding sigma-70 family RNA polymerase sigma factor yields MDEKNFLAVQFEASRAHLQRVAFRMLGSREAAEDAVQEAWFKVSRADTADVDNLGGWLTTVVSRVCLDMLRSRRARREDALGPAVLEPAIGEDDSAYPERETLLADQVGMALMVVLQTLPPAERVAFVLHDMFDLPFDDIATIVDRSPEAARQLASRARRRVGGGAAAVRPDIERQRVVVQAFLRAARGGDMQGLLAVLAPDVVFHADAAAQKSGSRPELRGAEAVAANFHGRAQAARPALVDGVLGLAVAIDDGPVFVVLRLSLRNGRITAIEAMADPERLSSFEIEVLDELPIAEA; encoded by the coding sequence ATGGACGAGAAAAATTTTCTGGCGGTGCAGTTCGAGGCCAGCCGGGCCCACTTGCAGCGGGTGGCGTTTCGCATGCTGGGCTCTCGCGAAGCGGCAGAGGACGCGGTGCAGGAAGCCTGGTTCAAGGTTAGCCGCGCCGACACGGCCGACGTCGACAACCTCGGCGGCTGGCTGACCACCGTGGTTTCGCGCGTATGCCTGGACATGCTGCGTTCCAGGCGGGCGCGGCGCGAGGACGCGCTGGGGCCGGCCGTCCTGGAGCCGGCGATCGGCGAGGACGATAGCGCCTACCCCGAGCGCGAGACCCTGTTGGCCGATCAGGTCGGCATGGCGCTGATGGTGGTGCTGCAGACGCTGCCGCCGGCGGAACGGGTGGCTTTCGTGCTGCACGACATGTTCGACTTGCCGTTCGACGACATCGCCACAATCGTCGACAGGAGCCCGGAGGCGGCGCGCCAGCTGGCCAGTCGCGCCCGACGCCGCGTCGGTGGTGGGGCAGCCGCAGTCCGGCCCGACATTGAGCGCCAGCGCGTCGTCGTGCAGGCCTTCCTGCGGGCCGCGCGCGGCGGCGACATGCAGGGCTTGTTGGCCGTCCTGGCGCCGGATGTCGTCTTTCACGCCGATGCGGCGGCGCAGAAAAGCGGTTCGCGGCCCGAACTGCGCGGCGCTGAGGCCGTGGCGGCCAACTTCCATGGACGGGCGCAGGCGGCCAGGCCGGCCCTCGTCGATGGCGTACTGGGCCTGGCGGTGGCGATTGACGATGGCCCGGTTTTCGTAGTGCTGCGTCTGTCCCTGAGGAACGGCCGGATCACCGCCATCGAGGCGATGGCCGATCCCGAGCGCTTGAGCAGCTTCGAGATCGAAGTGCTTGACGAATTGCCGATCGCCGAGGCGTGA
- a CDS encoding SDR family NAD(P)-dependent oxidoreductase: protein MPHFSSRFAGKTVVVTGAGSGIGRATAERLAAEGARVVASDIDPARLDAVELGAAGVKVAGDITQAAVVASVFDACEGRLDGLANVAGVMDGFLPIAEVDDETWDRVLAVNLTAVMRCTRAAVRLMEPAGAGAIVQVASEAGLRGSAGGVSYTAAKHAVIGLGRSAAFACKGTGVRVNVVAPGGVITGIDATPRSEKGFQSVMTVLMAAAPGLADAGDIAAAITWLLSDEAKNVSGAVLASDGGWSSI from the coding sequence ATGCCGCATTTCAGTTCAAGGTTCGCCGGCAAGACCGTGGTGGTCACGGGGGCGGGATCGGGCATCGGCCGGGCAACCGCCGAACGCCTGGCCGCCGAGGGCGCGCGGGTCGTCGCCAGCGACATCGACCCGGCTCGCCTCGACGCCGTCGAACTGGGCGCCGCCGGCGTGAAAGTCGCCGGCGACATCACTCAGGCCGCCGTGGTCGCGTCGGTGTTCGACGCCTGCGAGGGGCGGCTGGACGGGCTGGCCAATGTCGCGGGCGTCATGGACGGCTTCCTGCCGATCGCCGAGGTCGACGACGAGACCTGGGATCGGGTGCTCGCGGTCAACCTTACGGCGGTGATGCGATGCACCCGGGCGGCGGTGCGGCTGATGGAGCCGGCCGGAGCGGGGGCGATCGTCCAGGTCGCCTCGGAGGCGGGCCTTCGCGGTTCGGCGGGCGGGGTGTCCTACACGGCGGCCAAGCACGCGGTGATCGGCCTTGGCCGCAGCGCCGCCTTCGCCTGCAAGGGGACCGGCGTGCGGGTCAATGTGGTCGCGCCCGGCGGCGTGATCACCGGTATCGACGCCACGCCGCGCTCGGAAAAAGGGTTCCAGTCGGTGATGACCGTGCTGATGGCCGCCGCGCCCGGCCTGGCTGACGCCGGCGACATCGCCGCGGCGATCACCTGGCTTCTCAGCGACGAGGCCAAGAACGTCAGTGGCGCGGTCCTGGCCTCGGACGGCGGATGGTCCTCCATCTGA
- a CDS encoding glycoside hydrolase family 2 TIM barrel-domain containing protein, with protein sequence MTIKLAASAFALTLAATSSLASAAERLTVPLTDGWRFTQDDTLTGAEAPSFDDKAWAAVSVPHTWNRAGYYLSDGPHLHTPATINAKQGVGWYRLAFTAPAAIKDKATWLQFDAASRKASVWLNGVHLGDHAGGFSRFRLDASQAIRPGQPNLLVVRVDASRPVAGGATADILPLGGDFFVHGGLYRGVSLVATDKAHFDMLDFGGSGVYARTTAIGDGKATVAVRSKLRNDAKRGVKLVLTTQLVDASGAVAAQVVTPVSLSAGQSTEVAQDLALAAAHLWQGVKDPYLYRLKSVIKDARGQVGDSLDQGFGVRQIRIDPEKGLILNGQPLRLHGVGYHQDREGKGWAVSAADTAQDMAIIREMGANTIRLTHYQHGTAIHELADQYGLILWDEIPFVSVMTLAADQIEPTPGLVADARQQLQELIRQNYNHASVGVWGIANEVDLRGTPPSFMGAAKIVQRDPVPLLKDLQALAKAEDPDRATTQATCCEGLQPNAPEVAAITDTSGANRYFGWYYTPSELLGPALDALRKKRPDKSLSVSEYGAGGAISQHTDDPLGGPFDSFGRIQPEEYQAFVHEKNWAILDSKPYLWASWLWNSFDFATGDRHEGDGESINTKGLVTYDRQVKKDAFYFYKANWSAEPSVHITGRRYVDRAYPVTDVRVYSNAPSTDLVLNGRSLGALADCPQKICVWKSVRLASGDNTLVAQGHFEMGPTEDRLTWRLAPEGKDRFTIDSGALLVPAGLGVRMGSDAFFAGGAAKAMTGQGGGEPGAAPWPVARTYREGDFRYQIPAAPGRYTVTLTFVEPTYSKGERVFDVLINDKVALSDFDVAGAAKGERATVVRSVPVEATDAGLTITFKGKTGKAIVSSIDVAPRP encoded by the coding sequence ATGACGATCAAGCTGGCCGCAAGCGCCTTCGCCCTGACCCTGGCCGCCACGAGCAGCCTCGCCTCCGCAGCGGAACGGCTGACCGTCCCGCTGACGGATGGCTGGCGGTTCACCCAGGACGACACCCTGACCGGGGCCGAGGCGCCCAGCTTCGACGACAAGGCCTGGGCCGCCGTCAGCGTGCCCCACACCTGGAACCGGGCTGGCTACTACCTGTCCGACGGCCCTCATCTGCACACACCGGCCACGATCAACGCCAAGCAGGGCGTAGGCTGGTATCGGCTGGCCTTCACCGCGCCGGCTGCGATCAAGGACAAGGCGACCTGGCTGCAGTTCGACGCCGCCAGCCGCAAGGCGTCGGTCTGGCTCAACGGCGTCCACCTGGGCGACCACGCCGGCGGCTTCTCGCGCTTCCGCCTGGACGCCAGCCAGGCGATCCGGCCGGGGCAGCCGAACCTGCTGGTCGTCAGGGTGGACGCGAGCCGGCCGGTCGCCGGCGGCGCCACCGCCGACATCCTGCCCTTGGGCGGCGACTTCTTCGTCCACGGCGGCCTCTATCGCGGGGTCAGCCTGGTCGCTACCGACAAGGCCCACTTCGACATGCTCGATTTCGGCGGCTCCGGTGTCTACGCCCGGACCACCGCGATCGGCGACGGCAAGGCCACGGTCGCCGTGCGCTCCAAGCTCCGCAACGACGCCAAGCGTGGCGTCAAGCTGGTTCTGACCACCCAGCTGGTCGACGCGTCCGGCGCCGTCGCCGCCCAGGTCGTCACGCCCGTCTCCCTGTCCGCCGGCCAGTCGACCGAGGTCGCGCAGGACCTGGCCCTGGCCGCCGCCCACCTGTGGCAGGGCGTGAAGGACCCCTACCTCTACCGGCTGAAGTCGGTGATTAAGGACGCGCGCGGCCAGGTCGGCGACAGCTTGGACCAGGGCTTCGGCGTACGGCAGATCCGCATCGATCCGGAGAAGGGCCTGATCCTGAACGGCCAGCCGTTGCGCCTGCACGGCGTGGGTTACCACCAGGACCGCGAGGGCAAGGGCTGGGCGGTCAGCGCGGCCGACACCGCTCAGGACATGGCCATCATCCGAGAGATGGGCGCCAACACGATCCGGCTGACCCATTACCAGCACGGGACGGCTATCCATGAGTTGGCCGACCAGTACGGCCTGATCCTGTGGGACGAGATCCCGTTCGTCAGCGTCATGACCCTGGCGGCCGACCAGATCGAGCCGACGCCGGGCCTGGTCGCCGACGCGCGGCAGCAGCTGCAGGAGCTGATCCGCCAGAACTACAACCACGCCTCCGTTGGCGTCTGGGGCATCGCCAACGAGGTCGACCTGCGCGGCACGCCGCCATCATTCATGGGCGCGGCCAAGATCGTCCAGCGCGACCCTGTCCCCCTGCTCAAGGACCTGCAGGCCCTGGCCAAGGCCGAGGATCCCGACCGAGCCACCACCCAGGCCACCTGCTGCGAGGGTCTGCAGCCCAACGCACCCGAGGTGGCCGCCATCACCGACACCAGCGGCGCCAACCGTTATTTCGGCTGGTACTACACCCCCTCGGAACTGCTGGGACCCGCGCTGGACGCCCTGCGCAAGAAGCGTCCGGACAAGTCGCTGTCGGTCAGCGAATACGGCGCCGGCGGCGCGATCAGCCAGCATACCGACGATCCGCTGGGCGGCCCGTTCGACTCGTTCGGTCGCATCCAGCCCGAGGAATACCAGGCCTTCGTTCACGAGAAGAACTGGGCGATCCTGGATTCCAAGCCCTATCTCTGGGCGTCCTGGCTGTGGAACAGCTTCGATTTCGCCACCGGCGACCGTCACGAGGGCGATGGCGAGAGCATCAACACCAAGGGCCTGGTGACCTACGATCGCCAGGTCAAGAAAGACGCCTTCTACTTCTACAAGGCCAACTGGAGCGCCGAGCCGTCGGTGCATATCACCGGCCGCCGCTATGTCGACCGCGCCTATCCGGTGACCGACGTGCGCGTCTACAGCAACGCCCCGTCCACCGACCTGGTGCTCAACGGCAGGTCCCTGGGCGCGCTGGCCGACTGCCCGCAGAAGATCTGCGTCTGGAAGAGCGTTCGTCTCGCTTCGGGCGACAACACGCTGGTCGCCCAAGGGCATTTCGAGATGGGCCCAACCGAGGACCGCCTGACCTGGCGCCTGGCGCCCGAGGGCAAGGACCGCTTCACGATCGACAGCGGCGCCCTTCTGGTCCCGGCCGGCCTCGGGGTCCGCATGGGCTCGGACGCGTTCTTCGCCGGCGGAGCGGCCAAGGCCATGACCGGCCAGGGCGGCGGCGAACCCGGCGCAGCGCCGTGGCCGGTGGCGCGCACCTATCGCGAAGGCGACTTCCGCTACCAGATCCCGGCCGCGCCAGGCCGCTACACCGTCACCCTGACCTTCGTCGAGCCAACCTACTCCAAGGGCGAGCGCGTCTTCGACGTGCTGATCAACGACAAGGTCGCGCTAAGCGATTTTGACGTCGCCGGCGCGGCGAAGGGCGAGCGCGCCACCGTCGTGCGCAGCGTCCCCGTCGAGGCGACCGACGCGGGTCTGACGATCACCTTTAAGGGCAAGACCGGCAAGGCCATCGTCTCGTCCATCGACGTCGCGCCTCGCCCCTGA
- a CDS encoding efflux RND transporter permease subunit, whose translation MIAPTTGDGLKISAWAIRNPIPVTVLFLALLLAGVLSYLQLPIKQYPNVQLPMVSVTVTQNGASPGEIETQITRQVEDAVAGVSNVENVQSVVTQGASTTNITFQMGEDLQKKTDEVRTKIEQVRAQLPRDIDAPTVQRVEIDSAPIMTYAVSVDGLSDAQLSWFVDDTIARALQAEKGVAQVTRVGGVNREINVLVDPDKLTARGLTAADVNSALAGFQLNAGGGRVEIGGREQTIRILGQVETTDKLRDLTIPTSGGGYVRLADIAEVGDGSAEARGFARLNGRPVVGFQVMKTREASDVAVDDRVIKALAALEKARPEVHCTRISATVDETRTSFEATRGVLLEGMALAAVVVFFFLKDWRATLITAAAMPISLIPTFAAMAFLGFSLNVVTLLALTLVIGILVDDAIVEIENIEKRVVAGYQPYDAAMEGADAIGLAVVATTFAIVVVFAPVSFMPGIAGQFFKEFGLTISVAVLFSLVVARLLTPLMAAYLLKPRTKAHEPAPLPKTYLKVLNWSLDHRMLACAIGGMLFIGSLALLPLLPTAFTPEGDPDYLNLKLQGAPGATLEQMDQAISRIDAVFAKEPAVDGVFATVGSTSGDPFRGGGGADLRSGSVTVLLKADRKVRGQALRERYRAAIMAIPDVRIGFLKADGQAGFQQILTGDDPDALSNAALDLQRQMRDLPELADPHPSTPPVGPEIVIRPRADEAARLGVSVDAIAQAARVATSGDIDANVAKLNDKERRIPIRVRLPADARADLDRVRGLRLKTASGETTRLEAVADVSFQAGPARIDRLDRQRQMTIEAELTEGATLGSATKAVHGLPIFKAMPASVRASSIGDAKAMAELFGGFGLAIFAGVTMIYGVLVLLFGSFFKPIVILSALPLAVGGAFLGLLAFHQALSIPSLIGFLMLLGLAAKNSILLVEYAIELERGGMRQRDALIEACRERARPIVMTTVAMAAGMLPTALALEHGAEFRQPMAVAVIGGLITSTLLSLVLVPVVYEFVDDFEQWLRPRLAKLVTPRAVTPGVPLEDVEAKA comes from the coding sequence ATGATCGCGCCGACCACGGGCGACGGCCTGAAGATCTCCGCCTGGGCCATCCGTAACCCGATCCCGGTGACGGTGCTGTTCCTGGCCCTGCTGCTGGCCGGCGTGCTGAGCTATCTGCAGCTGCCGATCAAGCAATATCCCAATGTCCAGCTGCCGATGGTGTCGGTCACCGTCACCCAGAACGGCGCCTCGCCCGGCGAGATCGAGACCCAGATCACCCGCCAGGTAGAGGACGCCGTCGCCGGCGTCTCGAACGTCGAGAACGTCCAGTCGGTGGTGACCCAGGGCGCCTCGACCACCAACATCACCTTCCAGATGGGCGAGGACCTGCAGAAGAAGACCGACGAGGTCCGCACCAAGATCGAGCAGGTCCGCGCCCAGCTGCCGCGCGATATCGACGCCCCCACGGTCCAGCGGGTGGAGATCGACAGCGCCCCGATCATGACCTACGCGGTCTCGGTCGACGGGCTGTCGGACGCTCAGCTGTCGTGGTTCGTCGACGACACCATCGCCCGCGCCCTGCAGGCCGAGAAGGGCGTGGCTCAGGTCACGCGGGTCGGCGGGGTCAACCGCGAGATCAATGTCCTGGTCGATCCGGACAAGCTGACCGCGCGGGGGCTGACGGCCGCCGACGTCAACAGCGCCCTGGCCGGCTTTCAGCTGAACGCCGGCGGCGGCCGCGTCGAGATCGGCGGCCGCGAGCAGACCATCCGCATCCTGGGCCAGGTCGAGACGACGGACAAACTTCGCGACCTGACCATCCCCACCAGCGGCGGCGGCTACGTCCGCCTGGCCGACATCGCCGAGGTCGGCGACGGCTCGGCCGAGGCGCGCGGCTTCGCCCGGCTGAACGGTCGCCCCGTGGTCGGCTTCCAGGTCATGAAGACCCGCGAGGCCAGCGACGTGGCCGTCGACGACCGGGTGATCAAGGCCCTGGCGGCGCTGGAGAAGGCTCGGCCCGAGGTCCATTGCACGCGGATCTCGGCGACAGTCGACGAGACGCGCACCAGCTTCGAGGCCACGCGCGGCGTGCTGCTGGAAGGCATGGCGCTGGCGGCGGTCGTGGTATTCTTCTTCCTGAAGGACTGGCGCGCCACCCTGATCACGGCGGCGGCCATGCCGATCTCGCTGATCCCGACCTTCGCGGCCATGGCCTTCCTGGGCTTCTCGCTGAACGTCGTGACCCTGCTGGCCCTGACCCTGGTCATCGGCATCCTGGTCGACGACGCCATCGTCGAGATCGAGAACATCGAAAAACGGGTCGTCGCCGGCTACCAGCCCTATGACGCGGCCATGGAAGGCGCCGACGCCATTGGCCTGGCCGTGGTCGCCACCACCTTCGCCATCGTCGTGGTGTTCGCCCCGGTCAGCTTCATGCCGGGCATCGCCGGTCAGTTCTTCAAGGAGTTCGGCCTGACTATCTCCGTGGCGGTTCTGTTCTCGCTGGTCGTGGCCCGCCTGCTGACGCCGCTGATGGCCGCCTACCTGCTCAAGCCGCGGACCAAGGCCCATGAGCCGGCCCCGTTGCCCAAGACCTATCTGAAGGTCCTGAATTGGAGCCTCGACCACCGGATGCTGGCCTGCGCCATCGGCGGGATGCTGTTCATCGGCTCGCTGGCCCTGCTGCCGCTGCTGCCGACCGCGTTCACGCCCGAAGGCGACCCCGACTATCTGAACCTGAAGCTGCAGGGCGCGCCGGGAGCGACCCTCGAGCAGATGGACCAGGCGATCTCGCGCATCGACGCGGTCTTCGCCAAGGAGCCCGCCGTGGACGGAGTCTTCGCCACGGTCGGCTCGACCTCGGGCGACCCGTTCCGGGGCGGCGGCGGCGCGGACCTGCGCAGCGGCTCGGTCACGGTGCTGCTGAAGGCCGACCGCAAGGTGAGGGGGCAAGCCCTGCGCGAACGCTATCGCGCCGCCATCATGGCCATTCCGGACGTGCGGATCGGCTTCTTGAAGGCCGACGGCCAAGCGGGGTTCCAGCAGATCCTGACGGGCGACGACCCCGACGCGCTGTCCAACGCCGCGCTCGACCTTCAACGCCAGATGCGCGACCTGCCCGAACTGGCCGACCCGCATCCATCGACCCCGCCGGTCGGTCCGGAGATTGTCATCCGCCCGCGCGCCGACGAGGCTGCTCGCCTGGGCGTCTCGGTCGACGCCATCGCCCAGGCCGCCCGCGTCGCCACCAGCGGCGACATCGACGCCAACGTCGCCAAGCTTAACGACAAGGAGCGGCGGATCCCGATCCGCGTGCGCCTACCCGCCGACGCCCGCGCCGACCTCGACCGCGTCCGTGGGCTGCGCCTGAAGACCGCCAGCGGCGAGACGACCCGGCTGGAGGCGGTCGCCGATGTCAGCTTCCAGGCGGGTCCGGCCCGCATCGACCGTCTGGATCGCCAGCGCCAGATGACCATCGAGGCTGAACTGACCGAAGGCGCGACCCTGGGCTCGGCGACCAAGGCCGTGCACGGTCTGCCGATCTTCAAGGCCATGCCGGCCAGCGTGCGGGCCAGTTCGATCGGCGACGCCAAGGCGATGGCCGAGTTGTTCGGCGGTTTCGGCCTGGCGATCTTCGCCGGGGTGACGATGATCTACGGCGTCCTGGTCCTGCTGTTCGGCTCGTTTTTCAAGCCGATCGTCATCCTGTCGGCCCTGCCGCTGGCGGTGGGTGGGGCGTTCCTGGGCCTGCTGGCCTTTCACCAGGCGCTGTCGATCCCGTCGCTGATCGGCTTCCTGATGCTGCTGGGCCTGGCGGCCAAGAACTCGATCCTGCTGGTCGAGTACGCGATCGAGCTGGAGCGCGGCGGCATGCGGCAGCGCGACGCCCTGATCGAAGCCTGCCGCGAGCGGGCCCGGCCGATCGTCATGACCACCGTGGCCATGGCGGCGGGTATGCTGCCGACCGCCCTGGCGCTTGAGCATGGCGCGGAGTTCCGCCAGCCGATGGCCGTGGCGGTGATCGGCGGGCTGATTACTTCGACGCTGCTGTCGCTCGTTCTGGTGCCGGTGGTCTACGAGTTCGTTGACGACTTCGAACAATGGCTGCGGCCGCGCCTGGCGAAGCTGGTCACCCCACGCGCCGTGACGCCTGGGGTTCCGCTTGAGGATGTCGAGGCCAAGGCGTAG
- a CDS encoding carboxymuconolactone decarboxylase family protein, protein MQARMNNPAFINQDAMKALMALGEASHKGGVPHAVHELLHLRVSQINGCGVCVDMHGKMARKAGETDERLFSVAAWRDTPYFTEAERAALALAESVTRIADRGDAVSDEVWNEAARHYDEDQLASLLLSISTINVWNRLNASVRMVAGSVKWG, encoded by the coding sequence ATGCAAGCCCGCATGAACAACCCCGCCTTCATCAACCAAGACGCCATGAAGGCGCTGATGGCCCTGGGCGAAGCCAGCCATAAAGGCGGCGTGCCGCACGCGGTGCATGAGTTGCTGCACCTGCGGGTCAGCCAGATCAACGGCTGCGGCGTCTGCGTCGACATGCACGGCAAGATGGCCCGCAAGGCCGGCGAAACCGACGAGCGGCTGTTCTCGGTCGCCGCTTGGCGTGACACCCCCTACTTCACCGAAGCCGAGCGCGCCGCGCTGGCTTTGGCCGAAAGCGTCACCCGGATCGCCGACCGGGGCGACGCCGTATCCGACGAGGTCTGGAACGAGGCCGCTCGCCACTACGACGAGGACCAACTGGCCTCGTTGCTGCTGTCGATCTCGACGATCAACGTGTGGAACCGCCTGAACGCGTCGGTTCGCATGGTGGCCGGCTCGGTCAAATGGGGCTGA
- a CDS encoding TetR/AcrR family transcriptional regulator, with the protein METTLVIRQPRRSMGQDERRERIVEAARDCIALSGIHGAAMAEIAERAELGVGQVYRIFESKEALIAQIANEDLAEMRAMLDALDGGAAGLLDEICALVPQSIDRCFDTRRVALRTELAAEAARNPRVAGILQVVDRQGRAAFEELMSALRRSGETVGDFRARCEFVHVLFDGLAVRSINHPQADRAILTRLVQMTLRRLFA; encoded by the coding sequence TTGGAGACGACGCTCGTGATCCGTCAACCGCGGCGATCGATGGGGCAGGATGAGCGGCGCGAGCGGATCGTCGAGGCGGCCCGCGACTGCATCGCCCTGTCAGGCATTCACGGCGCGGCCATGGCCGAGATCGCCGAGCGCGCCGAACTTGGGGTGGGCCAAGTCTATCGCATCTTCGAAAGCAAGGAGGCGCTGATCGCTCAGATCGCCAATGAAGATCTGGCGGAGATGCGCGCGATGCTCGACGCCCTGGACGGCGGCGCCGCCGGTTTGCTCGATGAAATCTGCGCCCTGGTTCCCCAGTCGATCGACCGGTGCTTCGATACCCGACGGGTGGCGCTCAGGACCGAACTTGCCGCCGAAGCCGCGCGCAATCCTCGCGTCGCCGGGATCCTGCAGGTCGTGGACCGGCAAGGACGCGCGGCGTTCGAGGAGCTGATGAGCGCCTTGAGGCGGTCCGGCGAGACCGTCGGCGATTTTCGAGCCCGCTGCGAGTTCGTCCACGTGCTGTTCGACGGACTGGCGGTACGCTCGATCAACCATCCACAGGCTGATCGAGCGATCTTGACGCGCCTTGTGCAGATGACGCTCCGACGCCTGTTCGCCTAG